One Aphidius gifuensis isolate YNYX2018 linkage group LG3, ASM1490517v1, whole genome shotgun sequence DNA window includes the following coding sequences:
- the LOC122851456 gene encoding uncharacterized protein LOC122851456 isoform X3 has product MPRIVGEGGGGVEENSKTKEGLGKWLGGAARAMTGNVSSGYVVLGGTRYGIRLSQESLSQPNQQENLLENQQKKKNESQERLTEKNTGKITMEKSTADLSTSVTDCCCIGPRTKLPVSKIPLSSIISASGDGGVGGSSSSSSGNGNSGGGNGGGSCNSSNNNSSSISSSSKVNNIGNSVASEGGERQSTSSPTTKIVGLGTTQSSSPLLPPPNLNANNNCGGLKMKSHTTQPQSSSSSTTTTGNIVFTASNIAPIVHNTVSVPRQIAQWTKHQTLKLQEPAITAVDRLHRFRWSGGGGGSGKKSSSGPRSEKAERLRELTEKLKGPAPVPPPRRPSRVQISPLPSPQPQSQSQPPPPPLIPPPPPPPPLPPSLPTSSSSTSSSSSSSSSSSSPPPPPPPSSALVGHHNHDHHHHHHHHHPQAHCCSQACGRCDNGRSSSRSYTYSEGSTNNIINNPKTLLRSESVGDECCHNNSNNNNKQVLNNNNNNNNDKKLLSKKTTKSNYNINNNERNSCGDIDDKLNTGDCYSEPKHYRQYSDSLIDSKKYDNNIYDIKNTKNNNNASGGSSESEARDALMRLEPRGSLLNFQKIGVPFRSASFGQVDFNQDNRHRTQPISSTIQMESKDVRASTLPRRRGNSSPVITSPTNSPCHQSPGASTPSVDSAVGSAEGLGVNQTINIEEHRPRSDGSDSLATSSALTSPEPPVPDSQDIRIDIIQQNSNTTNEQQIVSEIINQESNNEKIDHKESRIEPHEVIITPPPEEPRLSQASEASEAPSETPSSETSSPSGKIRRYRGDTSKRRKGVYITQWPEPSENDRNKLSAQSSEEKEDPPTTLSDVSDCEGHAPRRYSKRPLRGPYGQMLEAEMAKPRATDIALEETLRPRRKISANLSYSPSVNSNSEPPTPCHHRTTSSPSKLEGLPGPSPELLAELLRGSSERSARAPVHRNDTRTHVVVELYDTEKSYVEALQILVNKYLHTLKSSENVGLVDAATVDEIFYQVPSILSHHEVFLEELRKRLETWELHQTIGDVFLDVFTKPVVLEAYTLFLDNWKTAKKSIKTTCQTKPAFARFLETMEREHKGKLGLDQLLIKPVQKIPRYELLIQRLLKHTDKTHPDHELLTAAQKEVHELVVKINCTERESLEWEQQQTTLREVQSLVEGLAGIVTNDRAFVRHDLVTIASNQGTRKERALFLFSDLLVITSIKRRSGTIRKPSTSSCPNSLVGLLEANKYKLLMRIPLDDLEVMKAKDENLRRMAREVDYLREDCSTLGQLQELAGTLHGTKNQLEDLIKELLTQTQRQLAERNAANSQLACLELTLNTQSGIENISVMFTKPDKRASWEESFNDAKQKLALSADRRPSPEFLGPLPIRKTRAGLQFTCAAPTLTNGQGSRDVWVCNSDGYVGQVCVLSLTPEPAQVTSCNGVCNARILCVAAIPVSPSCSNISATNNNNAFTVSKSGISISVQDTDENSGNIQLDSSSSSDDSDSDDIPCADTAGGSLCGDLSNIDGTIEEDINQPTMWLGTEDGCIHVYNCNDNIRIKKNKVKIQHGSSVNSIIYLESKVFVSLANGDIVVYTRDNCGWNTLDPSIISVGTNATPVTKMLPIGGKLWCSCHNTVKILNTITLEIEHTMNVSGDNARPVSCMTASGGLGVWVSLHNSAVLKLFHVNTYECLTEISIAPAVTKILASCDDIIRQHKAACLRVTALLACNDLLWIGTSAGVLLTVPVPHIKPSTQRLSQAPPVTGIPHGHTGHVRFLTCVEIPSTSKPEQRPKPNRYTLKNNKTQQTDVNRTKLLVISGGDGYEDFRQASAELQAGREDSTNHLLLWKV; this is encoded by the exons ATGCCCCGAATTGTTGGCGAAGGGGGTGGTGGTGTAGAAGAAAATTCGAAGACAAAAGAAGGTCTTGGAAAATGGCTGGGTGGTGCAGCTCGTGCCATGACTGGAAATGTCTCAAGTGGATATGTTGTTCTAGGTGGTACCAGATATGGAATTCGTCTGTcacag gagaGCTTATCACAACCAAACCAGCAGGAAAATTTACTGGAAAATcaacagaagaaaaaaaacgaatcTCAAGAACGtttgacagaaaaaaatactggaaaaataacaatggaaAAATCAACAGCAGATTTGTCAACGAGTGTGACAGATTGTTGCTGCATTGGTCCACGAACCAAGCTCCCAGTGTCAAAAATACCACTGTCTTCAATTATTAGTGCAAGTGGAGATGGGGGTGTTGgtggtagtagtagtagtagtagtggtAATGGTAatagtggtggtggtaatggtggtggtagttgtaatagtagtaataataatagtagtagtattagtagtagtagtaaagTCAATAATATCGGCAACAGTGTTGCTAGTGAAGGTGGAGAAAGACAGTCAACATCATCTCCCACTACAAAAATTGTTGGTCTTGGTACAACgcaatcatcatcaccactaCTTCCACCGCCAAATTTAAATGCTAATAATAACTGCGGGGGGCTGAAAATGAAGAGCCACACAACCCAGCCACAATCATCGTCGTCGTCCACTACCACCACTGGTAACATCGTCTTTACCGCTTCAAATATTGCTCCGATTGTTCATAATACTGTCTCTGTGCCACGACAAATTGCTCAGTGGACAAAACATCAGACACTAAAACTGcag GAACCAGCAATAACAGCGGTGGACAGGTTACATAGATTTCGATGGAGCGGGGGCGGTGGAGGAAGTGGAAAAAAATCCTCTTCCGGCCCCCGCAGTGAAAAAGCTGAGCGTCTTCGTGAACTTACAGAGAAGCTCAAAGGACCAGCACCAGTACCACCCCCAAGAAGACCATCACGTGTTCAAATATCACCACTACCATCACCACAACCTCAATCACAATcacaaccaccaccaccaccacttataccacctccaccaccaccaccacctttACCACCTTCCCtaccaacatcatcatcatctacatcatcctcatcttcatcatcatcatcatcttcgtCACCGCCACCACCACCGCCACCATCGTCAGCATTAGTTGGACATCATAATCAtgatcaccatcatcatcatcatcatcatcatccacaG GCACATTGTTGCAGTCAAGCATGCGGTCGTTGTGACAATGGAAGATCTTCATCACGCAGTTATACATACAGTGAAGgctcaacaaataatattattaataatccaaAGACATTATTAAGAAGTGAAAGTGTTGGTGATGAGTGTTgtcataataatagtaataataataataaacaagtgttaaataataataataataataataatgataaaaaattattatcaaaaaaaacaacaaaatcaaattataatattaataataatgaaagaaataGTTGTggtgatattgatgataaattaaatactggTGATTGTTACAGTGAACCAAAACACTATCGACAATACAGTGATTCATTAattgatagtaaaaaatatgataataatatttatgatattaaaaatacaaaaaataataataatgcatcagGTGGTAGTAGTGAGAGTGAAGCAAGAGATGCACTTATGCGATTAGAACCACGTGgatcattgttaaattttcaaaaaattggtGTACCATTTAGAAGTGCATCATTTGGACAAGTGGATTTTAATCAag ATAATCGTCATCGAACACAGCCAATATCAAGTACAATTCAAATGGAGTCAAAAGATGTGAGAGCATCAACACTACCAAGAAGACGTGGTAATTCAAGTCCAGTTATAACATCACCAACAAATAGTCCTTGTCATCAAAGTCCCGGTGCATCAACACCAAGTGTTGACAGTGCTGTTGGTTCAGCTGAGGGTCTTGGTGTTAATCagacaataaatattgaagaaCATCGACCAAGAAGTGATGGTTCAGATAGTTTAGCAACATCAAGTGCACTTACAAGCCCAGAGCCACCAGTTCCAGATAGCCAAGATATTCGTATtgatattattcaacaaaattcaAACACTACAAATGAACAACAAATTGTCagtgaaataattaatcaagaatctaataatgaaaaaattgatcataaag AAAGTCGTATTGAACCTCATGAGGTTATAATAACACCACCACCAGAAGAACCGCGATTGAGTCAGGCAAGTGAAGCAAGTGAAGCACCAAGTGAAACACCATCATCAGAAACATCATCACCTTCGGGAAAAATAAGAAGATATCGTGGTGATACAAGTAAAAGAAGAAAAGGTGTTTATATAACACAATGGCCAGAACCATCAGAAaatgatagaaataaattatcagcACAAAGTagtgaagaaaaagaagatcCTCCAACAACATTGAGTGATGTTTCTGACTGTGAAGGTCATGCACCAAGAAG atACAGCAAACGACCACTTAGAGGACCATATGGACAAATGCTTGAGGCTGAAATGGCAAAACCAAGAGCAACTGATATTGCATTGGAAGAAACTCTTCGACcaagaagaaaaatatcagCTAATTTATCATACAGTCCAAGTGTTAATAGTAATTCTGAACCACCAACACCTTGTCATCATCGTACAACTTCAAGTCCAAGTAAACTTGAAGGTCTACCTGGACCAAGCCCAGAATTACTTGCTGAACTTTTACGAGGATCATCTGAAAGATCAGCTAGAGCACCAGTACATCGTAat GATACAAGGACACATGTGGTTGTTGAACTGTATGATACTGAAAAATCATATGTTGAGGCCCTGCAGATACTAGTCAAT aaatatttacaTACATTAAAAAGTTCAGAGAATGTTGGACTCGTTGATGCAGCAAcagttgatgaaattttctaccag gTTCCGTCAATCCTCAGCCATCATGAGGTATTTCTTGAAGAGCTACGAAAACGTTTAGAAACATGGGAACTTCATCAAACAATTGGTGATGTTTTTCTCGACGTG TTTACAAAACCAGTTGTTCTTGAGGCATATACATTATTTCTCGATAATTGGAAAACagctaaaaaatcaataaaaacaacatgTCAAACAAAACCGGCATTTGCCAGATTTCTTGAAACAATGGAACGTGAACACAAAGGAAAACTTGGACttgatcaattattaataaaaccaGTACAAAAAATTCCACGTTATGAATTACTTATTCAACGATTGCTAAAACATACTGATAAAACACATCCAGATCATGAATTATTAACAGCTGCACAAAAAGAAGTACATGAActtgttgttaaaattaattgtactGAAAGAGAATCACTTGAATGGGAACAACAACAAACTACATTGAGAGAAGTACAATCACTTGTTGAGGGTCTTGCTGGTATTGTTACCAATGACAG AGCCTTTGTACGACATGATCTTGTCACAATTGCTTCGAATCAAGGCACACGAAAAGAGAGGGctctctttcttttttctgATCTTCTTGTCATAACAAGTATTAAACGTAGAAGTGGCACGATAAGAAAACCATCAAC gagCTCTTGTCCAAATAGTTTGGTTGGTCTTCTTGAAGCAAACAAGTACAAACTTCTCATGAGAATACCTCTAGATGATCTTGAAGTTATGAAAG ccaaagatgaaaatttaagAAGAATGGCACGTGAAGTTGATTATTTGAGAGAGGATTGTTCAACACTTGGTCAACTTCAAGAACTTGCTGGTACATTGCATGgaacaaaaaatcaacttgAAGATCTTATTAAGGAATTATTGACACAAACACAACGTCAATTGGCTGAAAGAAATGCAGCAAATTCACAGCTTGCATGTTTAGAATTAACACTAAATACTCA ATCTGGAATTGAAAATATCTCAGTAATGTTTACAAAACCTGATAAACGTGCAAGTTGGGAAGAAAGTTTTAATGATGCTAAACAAAAATTGGCATTATCAGCTGATAGAAGACCAAGTCCTGAATTTTTAGGACCATTACCAATTCGTAAAACACGAGCTGGTTTACAATTTACATGTGCAGCACCAACATTAACAAATGGTCAAGGTTCACGTGATGTTTGGGTTTGTAACAGTGATGGATATGTTGGTCAAGTATGTGTACTAAGTTTAACACCAGAACCAGCACAAGTTACATCATGCAATGGTGTTTGTAATGCAAGAATTTTATGTGTTGCGGCAATTCCTGTATCTCCATCAtg ttcaaaTATATCTgcgacaaataataataacgcaTTTACTGTTAGTAAAAGTGGTATCAGTATTTCAGTTCAAGATACTGATGAAAATTCTGGAAATATTCAGTTGGACag taGCTCAAGTTCTGATGATTCAGATTCTGATGACATTCCTTGTGCTGATACAGCAGGTGGTTCATTGTGTggtgatttatcaaatatagaTGGCACAATTGAAGAAGATATTAATCAACCAACAATGTGGCTTGGTACTGAAGATGGTTGTATTCATGTTTACAATTGCAATGATAatataagaattaaaaaaaataaagttaaaatacAACATGGTAGCAGTGTTAATTCAATCAT atatttagaGAGCAAAGTTTTTGTTTCATTGGCAAATGGTGATATTGTTGTTTACACACGAGATAACT GTGGATGGAATACATTGGATCCATCAATAATTTCAGTTGGTACAAATGCAACACCAGTTACAAAAATGTTACCAATTGGAGGAAAATTATGGTGTAGTTGTCATAAcactgttaaaatattaaatacaataacacTTGAAATTGAACATACAATGAATGTCAGTGGTGATAATGCACGTCCAGTATCTTGTATGACAGCATCAGGTGGTCTTGGTGTTTGGGTATCATTACATAATAGTGCTgtattaaaactttttcatgtaaatactTATGAGTGTCTTACTGAAATAAGTATTGCTCCTGCGGTGACAAAAATACTTGCCA GTTGTGATGATATAATACGTCAACATAAAGCAGCATGTCTTCGTGTAACTGCTCTTTTAGCATGTAATGATCTTTTGTGGATTGGTACAAGTGCTGGTGTTTTATTGACTGTTCCAGTTCCCCATATAAAACCATCAACTCAAAGGCTATCACAAGCACCACCAGTTactg GTATTCCTCATGGTCATACTGGTCATGTACGTTTTTTAACTTGTGTAGAAATTCCATCAACATCAAAACCAGAACAACGACCAAAACCAAATCgttatacattaaaaaataataaaacacaacAAACTGATGTTAATCGTACAAAATTATTGGTAATATCTGGTGGTGATGGTTATGAAGATTTTCGTCAAGCATCAGCTGAACTTCAAGCTGGTCGTGAAGATTCaacaaatcatttattattatggaaAGTATGA
- the LOC122851456 gene encoding rho guanine nucleotide exchange factor 17 isoform X4, with the protein MFPSHSCLKFSNTTTRACVYLYLSQDQVINVYFYRCDIYEPAITAVDRLHRFRWSGGGGGSGKKSSSGPRSEKAERLRELTEKLKGPAPVPPPRRPSRVQISPLPSPQPQSQSQPPPPPLIPPPPPPPPLPPSLPTSSSSTSSSSSSSSSSSSPPPPPPPSSALVGHHNHDHHHHHHHHHPQQAHCCSQACGRCDNGRSSSRSYTYSEGSTNNIINNPKTLLRSESVGDECCHNNSNNNNKQVLNNNNNNNNDKKLLSKKTTKSNYNINNNERNSCGDIDDKLNTGDCYSEPKHYRQYSDSLIDSKKYDNNIYDIKNTKNNNNASGGSSESEARDALMRLEPRGSLLNFQKIGVPFRSASFGQVDFNQDNRHRTQPISSTIQMESKDVRASTLPRRRGNSSPVITSPTNSPCHQSPGASTPSVDSAVGSAEGLGVNQTINIEEHRPRSDGSDSLATSSALTSPEPPVPDSQDIRIDIIQQNSNTTNEQQIVSEIINQESNNEKIDHKESRIEPHEVIITPPPEEPRLSQASEASEAPSETPSSETSSPSGKIRRYRGDTSKRRKGVYITQWPEPSENDRNKLSAQSSEEKEDPPTTLSDVSDCEGHAPRRYSKRPLRGPYGQMLEAEMAKPRATDIALEETLRPRRKISANLSYSPSVNSNSEPPTPCHHRTTSSPSKLEGLPGPSPELLAELLRGSSERSARAPVHRNDTRTHVVVELYDTEKSYVEALQILVNKYLHTLKSSENVGLVDAATVDEIFYQVPSILSHHEVFLEELRKRLETWELHQTIGDVFLDVFTKPVVLEAYTLFLDNWKTAKKSIKTTCQTKPAFARFLETMEREHKGKLGLDQLLIKPVQKIPRYELLIQRLLKHTDKTHPDHELLTAAQKEVHELVVKINCTERESLEWEQQQTTLREVQSLVEGLAGIVTNDRAFVRHDLVTIASNQGTRKERALFLFSDLLVITSIKRRSGTIRKPSTSSCPNSLVGLLEANKYKLLMRIPLDDLEVMKAKDENLRRMAREVDYLREDCSTLGQLQELAGTLHGTKNQLEDLIKELLTQTQRQLAERNAANSQLACLELTLNTQSGIENISVMFTKPDKRASWEESFNDAKQKLALSADRRPSPEFLGPLPIRKTRAGLQFTCAAPTLTNGQGSRDVWVCNSDGYVGQVCVLSLTPEPAQVTSCNGVCNARILCVAAIPVSPSCSNISATNNNNAFTVSKSGISISVQDTDENSGNIQLDSSSSSDDSDSDDIPCADTAGGSLCGDLSNIDGTIEEDINQPTMWLGTEDGCIHVYNCNDNIRIKKNKVKIQHGSSVNSIIYLESKVFVSLANGDIVVYTRDNCGWNTLDPSIISVGTNATPVTKMLPIGGKLWCSCHNTVKILNTITLEIEHTMNVSGDNARPVSCMTASGGLGVWVSLHNSAVLKLFHVNTYECLTEISIAPAVTKILASCDDIIRQHKAACLRVTALLACNDLLWIGTSAGVLLTVPVPHIKPSTQRLSQAPPVTGIPHGHTGHVRFLTCVEIPSTSKPEQRPKPNRYTLKNNKTQQTDVNRTKLLVISGGDGYEDFRQASAELQAGREDSTNHLLLWKV; encoded by the exons ATGTTTCCCAGTCATTCTTGCTTAAAGTTTTCAAATACAACAACCAGAGCGTGtgtgtatttgtatttaaGCCAAGACCAAGTGATCAACGTATATTTTTATCGTTGTGATATATAC GAACCAGCAATAACAGCGGTGGACAGGTTACATAGATTTCGATGGAGCGGGGGCGGTGGAGGAAGTGGAAAAAAATCCTCTTCCGGCCCCCGCAGTGAAAAAGCTGAGCGTCTTCGTGAACTTACAGAGAAGCTCAAAGGACCAGCACCAGTACCACCCCCAAGAAGACCATCACGTGTTCAAATATCACCACTACCATCACCACAACCTCAATCACAATcacaaccaccaccaccaccacttataccacctccaccaccaccaccacctttACCACCTTCCCtaccaacatcatcatcatctacatcatcctcatcttcatcatcatcatcatcttcgtCACCGCCACCACCACCGCCACCATCGTCAGCATTAGTTGGACATCATAATCAtgatcaccatcatcatcatcatcatcatcatccacaG CAGGCACATTGTTGCAGTCAAGCATGCGGTCGTTGTGACAATGGAAGATCTTCATCACGCAGTTATACATACAGTGAAGgctcaacaaataatattattaataatccaaAGACATTATTAAGAAGTGAAAGTGTTGGTGATGAGTGTTgtcataataatagtaataataataataaacaagtgttaaataataataataataataataatgataaaaaattattatcaaaaaaaacaacaaaatcaaattataatattaataataatgaaagaaataGTTGTggtgatattgatgataaattaaatactggTGATTGTTACAGTGAACCAAAACACTATCGACAATACAGTGATTCATTAattgatagtaaaaaatatgataataatatttatgatattaaaaatacaaaaaataataataatgcatcagGTGGTAGTAGTGAGAGTGAAGCAAGAGATGCACTTATGCGATTAGAACCACGTGgatcattgttaaattttcaaaaaattggtGTACCATTTAGAAGTGCATCATTTGGACAAGTGGATTTTAATCAag ATAATCGTCATCGAACACAGCCAATATCAAGTACAATTCAAATGGAGTCAAAAGATGTGAGAGCATCAACACTACCAAGAAGACGTGGTAATTCAAGTCCAGTTATAACATCACCAACAAATAGTCCTTGTCATCAAAGTCCCGGTGCATCAACACCAAGTGTTGACAGTGCTGTTGGTTCAGCTGAGGGTCTTGGTGTTAATCagacaataaatattgaagaaCATCGACCAAGAAGTGATGGTTCAGATAGTTTAGCAACATCAAGTGCACTTACAAGCCCAGAGCCACCAGTTCCAGATAGCCAAGATATTCGTATtgatattattcaacaaaattcaAACACTACAAATGAACAACAAATTGTCagtgaaataattaatcaagaatctaataatgaaaaaattgatcataaag AAAGTCGTATTGAACCTCATGAGGTTATAATAACACCACCACCAGAAGAACCGCGATTGAGTCAGGCAAGTGAAGCAAGTGAAGCACCAAGTGAAACACCATCATCAGAAACATCATCACCTTCGGGAAAAATAAGAAGATATCGTGGTGATACAAGTAAAAGAAGAAAAGGTGTTTATATAACACAATGGCCAGAACCATCAGAAaatgatagaaataaattatcagcACAAAGTagtgaagaaaaagaagatcCTCCAACAACATTGAGTGATGTTTCTGACTGTGAAGGTCATGCACCAAGAAG atACAGCAAACGACCACTTAGAGGACCATATGGACAAATGCTTGAGGCTGAAATGGCAAAACCAAGAGCAACTGATATTGCATTGGAAGAAACTCTTCGACcaagaagaaaaatatcagCTAATTTATCATACAGTCCAAGTGTTAATAGTAATTCTGAACCACCAACACCTTGTCATCATCGTACAACTTCAAGTCCAAGTAAACTTGAAGGTCTACCTGGACCAAGCCCAGAATTACTTGCTGAACTTTTACGAGGATCATCTGAAAGATCAGCTAGAGCACCAGTACATCGTAat GATACAAGGACACATGTGGTTGTTGAACTGTATGATACTGAAAAATCATATGTTGAGGCCCTGCAGATACTAGTCAAT aaatatttacaTACATTAAAAAGTTCAGAGAATGTTGGACTCGTTGATGCAGCAAcagttgatgaaattttctaccag gTTCCGTCAATCCTCAGCCATCATGAGGTATTTCTTGAAGAGCTACGAAAACGTTTAGAAACATGGGAACTTCATCAAACAATTGGTGATGTTTTTCTCGACGTG TTTACAAAACCAGTTGTTCTTGAGGCATATACATTATTTCTCGATAATTGGAAAACagctaaaaaatcaataaaaacaacatgTCAAACAAAACCGGCATTTGCCAGATTTCTTGAAACAATGGAACGTGAACACAAAGGAAAACTTGGACttgatcaattattaataaaaccaGTACAAAAAATTCCACGTTATGAATTACTTATTCAACGATTGCTAAAACATACTGATAAAACACATCCAGATCATGAATTATTAACAGCTGCACAAAAAGAAGTACATGAActtgttgttaaaattaattgtactGAAAGAGAATCACTTGAATGGGAACAACAACAAACTACATTGAGAGAAGTACAATCACTTGTTGAGGGTCTTGCTGGTATTGTTACCAATGACAG AGCCTTTGTACGACATGATCTTGTCACAATTGCTTCGAATCAAGGCACACGAAAAGAGAGGGctctctttcttttttctgATCTTCTTGTCATAACAAGTATTAAACGTAGAAGTGGCACGATAAGAAAACCATCAAC gagCTCTTGTCCAAATAGTTTGGTTGGTCTTCTTGAAGCAAACAAGTACAAACTTCTCATGAGAATACCTCTAGATGATCTTGAAGTTATGAAAG ccaaagatgaaaatttaagAAGAATGGCACGTGAAGTTGATTATTTGAGAGAGGATTGTTCAACACTTGGTCAACTTCAAGAACTTGCTGGTACATTGCATGgaacaaaaaatcaacttgAAGATCTTATTAAGGAATTATTGACACAAACACAACGTCAATTGGCTGAAAGAAATGCAGCAAATTCACAGCTTGCATGTTTAGAATTAACACTAAATACTCA ATCTGGAATTGAAAATATCTCAGTAATGTTTACAAAACCTGATAAACGTGCAAGTTGGGAAGAAAGTTTTAATGATGCTAAACAAAAATTGGCATTATCAGCTGATAGAAGACCAAGTCCTGAATTTTTAGGACCATTACCAATTCGTAAAACACGAGCTGGTTTACAATTTACATGTGCAGCACCAACATTAACAAATGGTCAAGGTTCACGTGATGTTTGGGTTTGTAACAGTGATGGATATGTTGGTCAAGTATGTGTACTAAGTTTAACACCAGAACCAGCACAAGTTACATCATGCAATGGTGTTTGTAATGCAAGAATTTTATGTGTTGCGGCAATTCCTGTATCTCCATCAtg ttcaaaTATATCTgcgacaaataataataacgcaTTTACTGTTAGTAAAAGTGGTATCAGTATTTCAGTTCAAGATACTGATGAAAATTCTGGAAATATTCAGTTGGACag taGCTCAAGTTCTGATGATTCAGATTCTGATGACATTCCTTGTGCTGATACAGCAGGTGGTTCATTGTGTggtgatttatcaaatatagaTGGCACAATTGAAGAAGATATTAATCAACCAACAATGTGGCTTGGTACTGAAGATGGTTGTATTCATGTTTACAATTGCAATGATAatataagaattaaaaaaaataaagttaaaatacAACATGGTAGCAGTGTTAATTCAATCAT atatttagaGAGCAAAGTTTTTGTTTCATTGGCAAATGGTGATATTGTTGTTTACACACGAGATAACT GTGGATGGAATACATTGGATCCATCAATAATTTCAGTTGGTACAAATGCAACACCAGTTACAAAAATGTTACCAATTGGAGGAAAATTATGGTGTAGTTGTCATAAcactgttaaaatattaaatacaataacacTTGAAATTGAACATACAATGAATGTCAGTGGTGATAATGCACGTCCAGTATCTTGTATGACAGCATCAGGTGGTCTTGGTGTTTGGGTATCATTACATAATAGTGCTgtattaaaactttttcatgtaaatactTATGAGTGTCTTACTGAAATAAGTATTGCTCCTGCGGTGACAAAAATACTTGCCA GTTGTGATGATATAATACGTCAACATAAAGCAGCATGTCTTCGTGTAACTGCTCTTTTAGCATGTAATGATCTTTTGTGGATTGGTACAAGTGCTGGTGTTTTATTGACTGTTCCAGTTCCCCATATAAAACCATCAACTCAAAGGCTATCACAAGCACCACCAGTTactg GTATTCCTCATGGTCATACTGGTCATGTACGTTTTTTAACTTGTGTAGAAATTCCATCAACATCAAAACCAGAACAACGACCAAAACCAAATCgttatacattaaaaaataataaaacacaacAAACTGATGTTAATCGTACAAAATTATTGGTAATATCTGGTGGTGATGGTTATGAAGATTTTCGTCAAGCATCAGCTGAACTTCAAGCTGGTCGTGAAGATTCaacaaatcatttattattatggaaAGTATGA